In Pochonia chlamydosporia 170 chromosome 3, whole genome shotgun sequence, the following are encoded in one genomic region:
- a CDS encoding mitochondrial import inner membrane translocase subunit TIM10 (similar to Metarhizium acridum CQMa 102 XP_007811252.1): protein MSFLGIGRQQPTSEQKIAAVEGEMRMMADTYNRLQKTCQKKCIPTDYREGELNKGESVCLDRCTAKFLDTSMKVSEIMQQQGQAMGGGPQAGGGMF, encoded by the exons atgTCTTTCCTCGGAATCGGTCGCCAACAGCCCACGTCGGAGCAAAAGATTGCCGCTGTAGAAGGCGAGATGCGCATGATGGCAGACACATATAACCG TCTCCAAAAAACCTGCCAAAAGAAATGTATCCCTACCGACTACCGCGAGGGCGAGCTGAACAAGGGCGAGTCGGTGTGCTTGGATCGCTGCACCGCCAAGTTTCTGGATACGTCGATGAAAGTCAGTGAGATTATGCAGCAGCAGGGCCAGGCTATGGGTGGGGGGCCCCAggccggcggcggcatgtTCTAG
- a CDS encoding Sin3 complex subunit (Stb2) (similar to Neosartorya fischeri NRRL 181 XP_001265215.1) yields the protein MTSPIGFLLPLPQEGGRFQRDDDFLSSPSRGASPRYPRDNPMESAYTQDQVRARDGLSSTLQGTSVPQRRLVLPDPLAFRFLEEDPSVTVIERRCILGGYELYLVEQWACSRQSPTIVVTTYTGDERHCIVVGIVSIPEDQNLWSTRLRLFFKSASQHNSRPKDTDLGELMITNLSNFPSALTVIPVPDGDVRKHRQAFIVNENLKRLGCSGRSGLALTDPTEATQAKFHQLYKTSDRVPILQSVVELTKLCQIALYMFEKLDHQYIDGLLCDVTEKAISNWWTEVGTEHYNFEPNDGMLGPSTVSALLGMFMGARNRLHWYGAPVSKDVFEIECTKRGVAYFQKQQKLEKTRRLDRQTVFRLHTATAKGAAGEGWGVQKAVKSTVTEIGGKRGEIVMDMVSGKDKGGLADIETVDIDRFVNLAYGDRPRWLWHGKARRSVADAFGSNDQDLGSMFAGKSDVTTNNSKRTHSLPLDEELEARRKDDIGAGPYSISTSATVGNNVDTSGDRDALRRGVFKSVAGKMNDARSGLGRIKDAVGGNRRGHAGKLSISAKEDFSEGGNGSAPLSSASQNSAMASSPAIVTRAFTWKNKPEEYLAAIKRGDDVLPSQGDETQISAASARDMKYDEKSGDELLTAGESDNNLSRIGTEIRKGISHKGSSVGQSTEDDSDLRGPLLVKEQKLGSKAVIVARRRSCGIADLSFKHFTNESRWPRRMSFGDAEEAILTWEDVIDLTETADYLSCMEAHAEAASHLNHLIEEIIRDVGPWVEDKIRAVEFLNERYGQDKAELQGIYHKLNEACQRVRYSSDELLSEQRENLTESVKEIEVLLARLEYEINGLVQKVQDVEDSIQNFERQVDDVESRAAELKVTLETESWLHWFVRTLTGIGTGPNITRET from the exons ATGACATCACCAATAGGCTTCCTGTTGCCCTTGCCCCAGGAGGGCGGTCGCTTTCAACGAGACGATGACTTCCTCTCTTCTCCCTCCAGGGGCGCATCGCCACGCTATCCTCGAGATAATCCCATGGAAAGTGCATATACACAAGACCAAGTTCGAGCCCGAGATGGCCTGTCCTCTACGTTACAAGGGACGTCAGTCCCGCAACGACGTCTAGTGCTGCCTGACCCTTTGGCATTCAG GTTCCTGGAGGAAGACCCCTCCGTAACCGTTATCGAACGACGATGTATCCTTGGTGGCTATGAGTTGTATTTGGTTGAACAATGGGCTTGCTCTCGCCAATCTCCCACCATAGTTGTGACAACCTATACTGGAGACGAGAGGCACTGCATAGTGGTTGGCATTGTCTCTATTCCAGAAGATCAAAATCTATGGTCCACGAGACTACGACTATTCTTCAAATCTGCTAGCCAACACAACTCACGTCCCAAAGACACAGACCTTGGCGAGTTGATGATTACCAACCTGAGCAACTTTCCCTCAGCTCTCACCGTGATCCCGGTACCAGATGGAGATGTACGGAAGCACCGTCAGGCATTCATCGTCAACGAAAACCTCAAACGACTAGGTTGCTCAGGTCGGTCCGGCTTGGCGCTAACGGATCCGACCGAAGCAACACAGGCCAAGTTTCACCAGCTTTACAAGACAAGCGATCGTGTTCCCATCCTTCAGTCCGTTGTCGAGCTCACTAAATTATGTCAGATTGCACTCTACATGTTTGAGAAGTTGGATCATCAATACATAGACGGATTACTATGCGACGTCACAGAAAAGGCAATCAGCAACTGGTGGACAGAAGTCGGTACTGAGCACTATAACTTTGAGCCGAACGATGGCATGCTAGGCCCTTCCACTGTATCAGCTCTGCTGGGTATGTTCATGGGAGCGAGGAATCGCTTGCATTGGTACGGTGCGCCAGTCTCCAAGGATGTCTTCGAGATCGAATGCACAAAGAGAGGCGTCGCTTACtttcaaaagcaacaaaaatTGGAAAAGACGCGGCGCCTTGACCGGCAGACGGTGTTTCGGCTGCATACTGCCACGGCGAAAGGTGCAGCTGGTGAGGGATGGGGAGTGCAGAAAGCCGTCAAGTCTACGGTGACTGAGATCGGAGGCAAAAGAGGTGAAATCgtcatggacatggtctCGGGCAAAGACAAGGGCGGTCTAGCGGACATCGAAACTGTGGACATTGACAGATTCGTCAACCTAGCTTACGGTGACCGACCAAGGTGGCTTTGGCATGGCAAGGCTCGAAGATCTGTCGCCGATGCCTTTGGTAGTAATGATCAAGACCTTGGCAGCATGTTTGCTGGGAAAAGCGACGTTACGACTAACAATTCAAAACGGACACACTCTTTGCCGCTAgatgaggagctggaggctcGTCGTAAGGACGACATTGGCGCCGGGCCATATTCTATCTCTACGTCTGCCACCGTTGGTAACAATGTAGATACGTCAGGTGATAGAGATGCCCTTCGCCGAGGAGTATTTAAGAGTGTGGCGGGCAAGATGAACGACGCCCGTAGCGGTCTTGGTCGAATAAAGGATGCAGTCGGCGGCAACCGAAGAGGCCATGCAGGCAAGTTGTCAATCTCTGCCAAAGAGGATTTCTCGGAAGGGGGTAATGGCAGCGCGCCATTGTCGTCGGCTTCACAAAACTCTGCAATGGCATCAAGCCCCGCTATTGTGACAAGAGCATTTACGTGGAAGAACAAACCAGAAGAGTACCTCGCAGCAATCAAACGAGGCGACGACGTGCTCCCTAGTCAAGGTGACGAGACTCAGATCTCTGCAGCATCGGCAAGGGATATGAAATATGATGAGAAATCGGGGGATGAGCTTCTGACTGCCGGAGAGTCGGACAACAACCTAAGTCGTATCGGCACCGAGATTCGCAAGGGTATCAGTCATAAGGGGTCTTCGGTTGGTCAATCCACCGAAGACGACAGCGACCTCCGAGGGCCCCTGTTAGTCAAGGAACAGAAGTTGGGCAGCAAGGCAGTCATCGTTGCCCGACGACGCAGTTGCGGTATAGCTGACCTGAGCTTCAAGCATTTCACAAACGAGAGTCGATGGCCACGCCGAATGTCTTTTGGCGACGCGGAAGAGGCTATTTTGACATGGGAGGACGTTATTGACCTTACCGAGACCGCAGACTATCTTTCTTGCATGGAGGCTCATGCAGAAGCCGCCAGCCATCTGAACCATCTCATTGAGGAGATTATACGCGATGTCGGGCCTTGGGTCGAGGACAAGATCCGGGCCGTAGAGTTTCTCAACGAACGATACGGACAGGATAAAGCAGAGTTGCAAGGGATATATCATAAGCTGAATGAAGCTTGTCAGCGTGTTCGCTACAGCTCGGACGAGCTCCTCAGCGAACAGCGCGAGAACCTCACAGAGAGTGTAAAGGAGATTGAAGTCCTCCTGGCACGCCTCGAATACGAAATCAACGGCCTGGTCCAAAAGGTGCAAGATGTTGAGGACAGCATCCAGAACTTTGAGCGGCAGGTAGACGATGTGGAGAGCCGAGCTGCGGAGTTGAAGGTCACGCTCGAAACAGAAAGCTGGCTTCACTGGTTCGTCCGGACTCTTACGGGCATCGGGACTGGACCAAACATTACACGTGAGACGTGA
- a CDS encoding regulator of gluconeogenesis Rmd5 (similar to Cordyceps militaris CM01 XP_006665304.1), giving the protein MAGAEEEMPTSPFGPLLAELARMRKSNLNAAIDDVDSIIDLLTAAREQVAGDDDAHKISMAMTTLQNPVKAKFEAITDDLKDVTKAQRSFGKALDRALPHRELPMEADAMADHPDLINRAIAMHLLREGQFSVASTFLREEQDHREQHHASVSTHRRRPGIDEDGDDEMNRDEDGDEDMQGLHSEDLQDKFSEMYSILSQLKERNLVPAIEWARMNNPKLEAKGSNLEFELSKLQFVWLFKGPSVNGLPDDINNGQMGALSYARQHFARFQSRHIKEIQQLCCAMVYAPNLEESPYRQIFEIDSAFDDVSTSFTREFCSLLGLSAESPLYMAVTAGSIALPRLIKYTTYMKEKKTEWTTENELAFETPLPPSMIYHPIFVCPVSKEQTTEQNPPMMLPCGHVICKESLQNIAAKGSRYKCPYCPTEGHLRDAIKITL; this is encoded by the exons atggctggagcGGAGGAAGAAATGCCAACGTCGCCCTTTGGGCCGTTGCTGGCAGAGCTGGCTCGCATGCGCAAGTCCAACTTGAATGCAGCTATAGACGATGTCGACTCGATAATTGATTTGCTAACGGCTGCACGGGAGCAGGTGGCTGGTG ACGACGACGCCCACAAGATAAGCATGGCTATGACAACACTACAAAACCccgtcaaggccaagtttgaAGCGATAACGGACGATTTGAAAGATGTGACGAAAGCTCAGAGGAGCTTTGGCAAAGCACTGGATCGG GCTCTTCCCCATCGAGAGCTTCCCATGGAAGCAGATGCCATGGCCGACCATCCCGATCTGATCAACCGGGCCATAGCGATGCACCTTTTACGAGAGGGCCAATTTTCTGTAGCATCAACATTCCTCCGCGAAGAACAGGACCATCGAGAACAACACCATGCGTCAGTCTCAACACATCGCAGGAGGCCAGGAATCGATGAGGACGGTGACGATGAGATGAATAGAgacgaggatggagatgaagataTGCAAGGGCTACACTCTGAAGACCTACAGGACAAATTCTCCGAGATGTACAGCATCCTTTCACAGCTCAAGGAGCGTAATCTCGTCCCAGCTATAGAATGGGCCCGCATGAACAACCCCAAACTGGAAGCCAAAGGCAGCAACCTCGAATTCGAACTCAGCAAACTCCAGTTCGTATGGCTCTTCAAAGGCCCCTCCGTCAACGGCCTCCCAGATGACATTAACAATGGTCAAATGGGAGCCCTGTCCTACGCACGCCAACACTTCGCCCGCTTCCAATCCCGTCACATCAAGGAGATCCAGCAACTTTGCTGTGCAATGGTATACGCCCCCAACCTCGAGGAGTCGCCGTACCGCCAAATCTTCGAAATAGACTCCGCATTTGACGACGTTTCCACCTCCTTCACCCGCGAATTCTGCTCCCTGCTAGGCCTCTCCGCCGAATCACCGCTCTACATGGCCGTCACGGCAGGATCCATCGCCCTCCCCCGCCTCATTAAATACACAACCTACatgaaggaaaagaagacgGAGTGGACGACAGAAAACGAACTCGCCTTTGAAACgcccctccctccctccaTGATCTACCATCCCATTTTCGTGTGCCCCGTAAGCAAGGAGCAAACTACGGAGCAGAATCCGCCAATGATGCTCCCCTGCGGACATGTCATTTGCAAAGAAAGCCTGCAGAATATCGCGGCAAAGGGATCACGGTACAAGTGTCCCTATTGTCCTACAGAGGGGCATCTACGTGATGCCATCAAGATCACTCTGTGA
- a CDS encoding golgi apparatus membrane protein (similar to Chaetomium thermophilum var. thermophilum DSM 1495 XP_006697617.1) produces the protein MSSSHGGPGSEYPQDYGQAYPQPAYPQAEYTQPTYTQPTYAENANLNNYDQGYAARQGLAPSAPAMSIRNDRWEFVKSKWSAAFMGVTTLQAIICLVFEAYVFAKFQTSLGKQINVDKVQSQYKTIPTFLTLFIFGFLYELVIVWDALRMKNTIQIIGVCIANLAMLVYTALQVDQIQMAINILASHGALDTDVTAKELWSELKAFLIAIPAVIGLVTMCMAFIAWKLYQEFAWDILKNIGADYRMKKRFLHYQIYIALLKFDFFFFLGFIIQFVVVVAQKSDPEFALTIATIPITIVILLAAAYFTRRENKAGTICVMLLFLGGLSYFVFKLVRIYQPDHKNSYEAVRKSLTAFAVITILLIILTLINAIICMRNFNQGLKAHLLSSRKVDEKPDATSISLHDVKPQMPSRMTID, from the exons ATGTCATCTTCACACGGCGGCCCTGGGAGCGAATACCCCCAGGACTACGGGCAAGCCTATCCTCAACCAGCCTATCCCCAGGCGGAATACACTCAACCTACATACACCCAGCCGACCTATGCTGAGAATGCAAACCTCAACAACTACGACCAAGGCTACGCCGCCCGACAAGGCCTCGCCCCTTCTGCCCCAGCCATGAGTATACGCAACGATAGATGGGAGTTTGTCAAGTCGAAATGGTCTGCGGCCTTCATGGGCGTCACGACTTTGCAGGCTATTATTTGCCTTGTTTTTGAAGCCTACGTGTTTGCCAAGTTTCAAACCAGTCTGGGCAAGCAGAtcaatgttgacaaggtTCAATCTCAGTACAAGACCATCCCGACCTTCTTGACTCTCTTCATCTTTGGTTTCTTGTACGAACTGGTCATCGTTTGGGACGCCCTTCGCATGAAAAACACAATTCAGATCATTGGTGTCTGCATTGCCAACCTGGCTATGCTGGTCTACACTGCCCTTCAGGTGGATCAAATTCAAAtggccatcaacatcttGGCGAGTCACGGGGCTCTTGATACCGATGTCACCGCGAAGGAACTCTGGTCCGAACTGAAGGCGTTTCTCATCGCGATTCCCGCCGTCATCGGTCTCGTGACCATGTGTATGGCCTTTATTGCATGGAAACTGTACCAAGAATTTGCGTGGGATATTTTGAAGAACATTGGAGCAGATTATCGCATGAAGAAGCGATTCCTTCACTATCAG ATCTACATCGCTCTGCTCAAGTttgatttcttcttcttcctaGGTTTCATCATCCagtttgtcgtcgtcgtcgcgCAAAAGTCGGACCCCGAGTTTGCTCTCACCATCGCAACCATCCCGATTACGATTGTAATTCTCCTTGCCGCAGCCTACTTCACCCGCAGAGAGAACAAGGCTGGCACAATTTGTGTCatgcttcttttcttgggCGGCTTGTCCTATTTTGTCTTCAAACTGGTTCGCATCTACCAACCCGACCACAAAAACTCTTATGAGGCCGTCCGCAAGTCCCTCACAGCCTTCGCCGTCATTACCATCTTGTTGATCATCCTTACCTTGatcaacgccatcatttGCATGCGCAACTTCAACCAGGGACTCAAGGCCCACCTGTTGTCCTCACGAAAGGTGGATGAAAAGCCCGACGCAACATCCATCAGCCTCCATGATGTGAAACCACAGATGCCAAGTCGCATGACCATTGACTGA
- a CDS encoding N-acylethanolamine amidohydrolase (similar to Cordyceps militaris CM01 XP_006665298.1), which produces MASPAFANYPKPVEGPDTKYAAPPAKNPVLRGYSLVAASALVSRSGVLQRFFWNNAGFGSVKNLSVLDGVPHTFDPCVTPLGETGPVLDFEPALLAAKHVDPKTRYYSINDYHQLYKSGKATPLDVVNALLPLTKPGVGTKTGYGDAWADNHGNDELVFEAAQASTERWAAGKPLGVLDGVPIGVKDDVNVKGYVNHNGMKYNADSPFFKRQEKSAWCVQMLQDAGAVVLGKNRMHELGSDTCGLNVAQGSPTNHLNNEYYPGGSSSGPASAVCAGIVPISVATDAGGSIRIPASFNGLYGLKTSHHRTGYMGSTMCITGPIAANVADLTIAYRLMSQPNPDDGIQGVFGRSNPPQPSAKRTMGVYRDWLNAADPEVLEHCNNALDYFVKERGYEIVDISLPHLADAQLSHGMICITEMAEAARRRTNNPADWLSLVGSVNQLVMTVGQQTPASDFLKFNTMRTVLMRHFAFLFQKYPGLLIMSPTTPLNGWPKHPGDAALGMNDANTTFRNMMYIFLANMTGTPSVSVPIGYAPPKQGKGKVPVGLMATGEWGSEEQLLAFAGEAEEYLHEVYDEGRRRPDAWLDVMALVGGEHGSEKGNGNGKRQ; this is translated from the exons atggcatcaccaGCTTTCGCCAACTATCCGAAGCCGGTGGAAGGACCGGACACCAAGTACGCGGCTCCTCCGGCGAAGAATCCTGTTCTGCGAGGATATTCTTTGGTCGCTGCTAGCGCTCT GGTATCAAGGTCAGGGGTTCTTCAGCGATTCTTCTGGAACAATGCAGGGTTTGGCAGTGTCAAGAATCTGTCCGTCCTGGATGGCGTTCCGCATACCTTTGAC CCTTGCGTGACTCCACTAGGAGAAACCGGCCCTGTACTTGACTTCGAACCTGCTCTCCTTGCCGCCAAGCATGTCGACCCCAAGACCAGGTACTACTCCATCAACGACTATCACCAGCTCTACAAGTCGGGCAAAGCAACCCCACTTGACGTCGTCAACGCCCTCCTCCCTCTGACCAAGCCCGGAGTAGGGACCAAGACCGGGTATGGAGACGCCTGGGCCGACAACCACGGCAACGACGAGTTGGTGTTTGAGGCTGCTCAGGCGTCGACCGAGAGATGGGCTGCCGGCAAGCCATTGGGCGTTTTGGACGGCGTGCCCATTGGTGTCAAGGATGACGTGAATGTCAAGGGCTATGTCAACCACAACGGCATGAAATATAACGCCGACTCGCCGTTCTTCAAGAGACAGGAGAAGTCTGCGTGGTGCGTGCAGATGCTGCAGGATGCGGGAGCCGTGGTTCTCGGCAAGAATCGCATGCATGAGCTTGGATCAG ACACATGTGGTCTTAAT GTTGCCCAAGGATCACCGACAAACCACCTGAACAATGAGTACTACCCCGGAGGATCTTCCTCAGGACCAGCCTCCGCCGTATGTGCCGGCATCGTGCCCATCTCCGTCGCCACCGACGCAGGCGGCAGCATCCGCATCCCAGCCAGTTTCAACGGCCTCTACGGCCTCAAGACATCTCACCACCGAACAGGATACATGGGCAGCACCATGTGTATCACGGGTCCTATCGCAGCCAATGTCGCCGATCTCACCATTGCCTATCGACTCATGTCACAGCCCAATCCCGACGACGGCATCCAAGGGGTATTCGGTCGCTCCAACCCCCCTCAACCATCTGCCAAACGCACCATGGGCGTCTATCGCGACTGGCTGAACGCAGCTGACCCCGAGGTCCTGGAGCACTGCAACAACGCACTAGACTACTTTGTCAAAGAGCGCGGCTACGAGATTGTGGACATTTCACTCCCGCACCTCGCGGATGCCCAGCTCTCCCACGGCATGATCTGCATCACCGAAATGGCCGAGGCGGCCCGTCGAAGGACCAATAATCCAGCAGACTGGCTCTCCCTCGTCGGCTCGGTGAACCAGCTCGTCATGACGGTTGGGCAGCAGACACCCGCGTCCGACTTCCTCAAGTTCAACACCATGCGGACGGTTTTGATGCGCCATTTCGCGTTCCTGTTCCAAAAGTACCCTGGCCTGCTCATCATGTCGCCTACTACACCTCTCAACGGCTGGCCCAAGCATCCCGGTGACGCGGCCCTGGGAATGAACGACGCCAACACCACGTTTAGAAACATGATGTACATCTTCTTGGCTAACATGACGGGCACGCCGTCTGTCTCGGTGCCTATTGGGTATGCGCCTCCGAAGcagggcaagggcaaggtgCCGGTTGGACTGATGGCCACGGGTGAATGGGGAAGTGAGGAGCAGCTGTTGGCGTTTGCGGGCGAGGCCGAGGAGTATTTGCATGAGGTGTACGATGAGGGTCGACGGAGACCGGATGCGTGGTTGGATGTAATGGCTTTGGTAGGTGGCGAGCATGGGAGTGAGAAGGGTAATGGGAATGGGAAGCGTCAGTGA
- a CDS encoding transcription factor Cys6 (similar to Metarhizium robertsii ARSEF 23 XP_007817949.2), which yields MPAIPGRSCEACRARKKKCDQGQPSCSRCIRLNIRCIGSGTQRFKFHIATSTNPRHTPVGLPSRPLHNQVTATIGSLIQTLEVDDPRFCIVSLGGFFEDVPRRLGRNEALDAAARAFSETMAVVRTGKVTVPMLTDYGVALKALRRVFVSAPEKVMTVETLVAIYLVMICQNWMGGSREEFSVHINGLVNILNSGAARDWNDSFSRQILGITSLLAVSESVTNHTFQFNPQFIPTTKAGPIPSHARQPNIADPETIKLENLVNYPKYLNEPDLHLLEIRQRYEQAKLESHMLVHLLNNMLAASSSPDAPPSPPSASFIRMYILCESGAGTLMSVAMMLNQILRIFNTHDFLLEQDMAFFTTEVMNVAARVKDLRPLGCTFVPPTLCMGWVTTPSEDVRRQLGEWMEFYRADFRGAKSTDFTGWLEHRFGRMRGRAAEMEREKERSEAGDSGIESLGEDGTEEEEFEITGTRPCCVM from the exons ATGCCAGCTATCCCAGGGAGGAGCTGTGAGGCATGTCGAGctcgaaagaagaag TGTGACCAAGGCCAACCATCCTGCTCCCGCTGCATACGCCTCAACATCCGCTGCATCGGCTCCGGCACCCAACGCTTCAAATTCCACATCGCAACGTCCACCAACCCTCGCCACACGCCCGTCGGCCTGCCCTCCCGCCCCCTACACAACCAAGTCACCGCCACTATCGGCAGTCTCATCCAGACCCTGGAGGTGGACGACCCGCGCTTCTGCATCGTCAGCCTAGGCGGTTTCTTCGAGGATGTGCCCCGGCGACTGGGTCGGAACGAGGCCCTGGACGCGGCGGCGAGGGCCTTTTCCGAGACGATGGCTGTGGTGAGGACGGGAAAGGTCACGGTGCCGATGCTGACGGACTATGGGGTCGCGTTAAAGGCGCTGAGGAGGGTGTTTGTGAGTGCGCCGGAGAAGGTTATGACTGTGGAAACGCTGGTTGCTATTTATCTGGTTATGATTTGTCAG AACTGGATGGGTGGGAGCCGCGAGGAATTCTCAGTTCATATCAACGGACTGGTGAATATTCTCAACTCTGGAGCCGCTCGAGACTGGAACGACAGCTTCAGTAGGCAAATACTGGGTATAACCTCACTCCTTGCT GTCTCCGAATCTGTAACAAATCACACCTTCCAATTCAACCCCCAATTCATACCCACGACCAAAGCCGGCCCCATCCCCTCCCACGCCCGGCAACCCAACATCGCCGACCCCGAAACCATCAAGCTCGAAAACCTCGTCAACTACCCCAAATACCTCAACGAGCCAGACCTCCACCTCCTGGAAATCCGCCAACGCTACGAACAAGCCAAGCTGGAATCCCACATGCTCGTccacctcctcaacaacatgctCGCCGCGTCAAGCTCGCCCGACGCACCGCCAAGCCCGCCCTCCGCGTCATTCATAAGAATGTACATTCTGTGCGAGTCTGGCGCCGGGACCCTCATGTCCGTAGCCATGATGCTCAACCAGATCCTGAGAATCTTCAACACGCACGACTTCCTCCTCGAGCAGGACATGGCCTTCTTCACCACGGAGGTCATGAATGTGGCGGCGCGGGTGAAGGACCTGCGGCCACTGGGGTGCACGTTTGTCCCGCCCACGCTGTGCATGGGGTGGGTTACTACGCCGAGTGAGGATGTGAGGAGGCAGCTGGGTGAGTGGATGGAGTTTTATCGTGCGGACTTTCGGGGCGCAAAGAGTACGGATTTCACGGGGTGGTTGGAGCATCGGTTTGGGAGGATGCGTGGGAGGGCGGCGGAGAtggagagggagaaggagaggagtGAGGCGGGGGATAGTGGGATTGAGTCGTTGGGTGAGGATGGgactgaggaggaggagtttgagatTACGGGGACGAGGCCATGTTGTGTTATGTGA
- a CDS encoding beta-flanking protein (similar to Metarhizium acridum CQMa 102 XP_007815885.1): MDKLLSVGKDMLQQQLSGQGNSQGQSSFQDDTLKQAQQHASNNAGPSGSSDLFSNIMNAVGNKQEKIQNEDIDEEDAIKQHQNVYQNDGKGDSSSLGTAAAMQALKKFTQSDNSASSGQGQAAFLGMAMSEATKLFDSKAAQGKVADGASKENVVQQAVEMAMKMYFKSQAGSQGGLAGMAAKFLG; this comes from the exons ATGGACAAGCTCCTCAGCGTCGGAAAGGAcatgctccagcagcagctgtCTGGTCAGGGGAACAGTCAAG GACAATCCA GCTTCCAAGATGACACCCTCAAACAAGCCCAGCAGCACGCGTCCAACAACGCCGGCCCCTCCGGCAGCAGCGACTTAttctccaacatcatgaaCGCCGTAGGCAACAAGCAGGAAAAGATTCAAAACGAagacattgacgaagagg ACGCCATCAAGCAGCACCAGAATGTGTATCAAAACGACGGCAAAGGCGACTCCAGCTCCCTCGGCACAGCTGCCGCGATGCAGGCCCTCAAGAAATTCACGCAGTCGGACAACAGTGCGAGTTCGGGACAGGGCCAGGCTGCGTTTTTGGGCATGGCCATGTCGGAGGCAACCAAG CTCTTTGATTCCAAGGCCGCGCAGGGAAAGGTTGCGGATGGGGCGAGCAAGGAGAATGTTGTGCAGCAGGCGGTTGAGATGGCTATGAAGATGTATTTCAAGAGTCAGGCTGGGTCGCAGGGGGGTTTGGCTGGGATGGCGGCCAAGTTTTTGGGTTGA